The following coding sequences are from one Prochlorococcus marinus CUG1438 window:
- a CDS encoding NAD(P)H-dependent oxidoreductase yields the protein MTESKDLIIISASCGKNLELSEKFLEKSNELKINSEILDLTTLDIPLFNPRIHTKNNIPVEIKEIKKKLFSIEKWVICAPEYNGSIPPILSNFIAWLSISGDDFRNLFNGQPIAIATFSGGIGLELLTSLRIQLVHLGSQVLGRQLLSSYSKPVDTKTVEDIIQRLVQMKKLKT from the coding sequence ATGACTGAATCAAAGGATCTAATAATTATTTCAGCTAGTTGTGGGAAAAATCTAGAACTTTCTGAAAAATTCCTTGAAAAAAGTAATGAACTTAAAATAAACTCTGAGATATTAGATCTTACAACTCTTGATATTCCATTATTTAATCCACGAATACATACTAAAAACAATATACCAGTTGAAATAAAAGAAATTAAAAAAAAGCTTTTCTCAATAGAAAAGTGGGTTATTTGTGCTCCTGAATATAATGGATCAATACCTCCCATTCTCTCAAACTTCATAGCATGGCTTTCTATTTCAGGGGATGATTTCAGAAATTTATTTAATGGTCAACCAATCGCAATAGCAACATTTTCTGGTGGTATTGGATTAGAACTTCTTACTTCATTACGCATTCAATTAGTACATTTAGGAAGTCAAGTATTAGGTAGACAGCTTTTATCCTCATATAGTAAACCCGTCGACACTAAAACTGTTGAAGATATTATTCAAAGACTCGTACAAATGAAAAAATTAAAAACATAA
- the mrdA gene encoding penicillin-binding protein 2, with protein sequence MKNNSSNKNSSLKRQPLVLLIFSSVSFLLIFLRLIFLQVLNYDSFKKMSDENRIRLIASQPIRGRILDKNGFVLADSRVKYSLIIKPQSINKSSWEKQKLIISNLLGLDKNYIQKKFLNGIKNQNLSVNIIDDLGVDKLIKFKENEDILSSFEIATRLIRNYPYQSLAAHVIGYTQPITDSEYKFLSKKGYKLNDLIGRTGIEYAYEDFIRGEWGGEMIEVNSSGNFQRSLGIKPPSQGNDIKLTIDMKLQLVAEKVLKDKNAGAIIVMDPRDGAIRAMASKPTFDLNFFSKDFKPEREYNALFNSDKKPLFNRALNPYDPGSVWKIVTALAGLESGKFPVDTRLETKPCITYGGQCFREHNDLGFGVIGYEDALRVSSNTFFYQIGDGVGVDEIYKISEKLGFNSLSGIEIAEQESGGLVASSQWAKDGRGWGKPGTTPWLPEDIASMSIGQFVVQVTPIQLARAYAAIANGGYLVTPHLVKKDGDYLSDKRRIKIDIDPKNIQLIRSGLAKVVESGTGVSINYGVSNLPPVAGKTGTAEDGEGGSDHAWFVCFTPTEKSELLVVAFAQNTPGGGSVHALPMAREILKVWIKK encoded by the coding sequence TTGAAAAATAATAGTTCTAATAAAAACTCTTCCCTCAAAAGACAACCTTTAGTCTTACTTATTTTTTCTTCTGTTTCTTTCTTATTAATTTTTTTAAGGTTAATTTTTTTACAAGTATTAAATTATGACTCTTTTAAGAAAATGTCAGATGAGAATAGGATTAGGCTAATCGCTTCTCAACCCATACGTGGAAGAATTCTCGATAAAAATGGCTTTGTTTTAGCAGATAGTAGAGTTAAATATTCTCTAATAATAAAGCCTCAATCTATAAATAAAAGCTCTTGGGAAAAACAAAAATTAATTATTTCAAATTTGTTAGGTCTAGATAAAAATTATATACAAAAAAAATTCCTTAACGGTATCAAAAATCAGAATCTTTCTGTAAATATTATTGATGATTTAGGTGTTGATAAATTAATAAAATTTAAGGAAAATGAAGATATTTTATCTAGCTTTGAAATAGCTACAAGATTAATAAGAAACTATCCATATCAATCACTTGCCGCTCATGTTATTGGTTATACGCAGCCAATTACTGATTCAGAATATAAATTTTTATCTAAGAAGGGTTATAAATTAAATGATTTAATAGGGCGAACTGGCATTGAATATGCTTATGAAGATTTTATACGGGGTGAATGGGGCGGAGAGATGATTGAAGTAAATTCTTCAGGAAATTTTCAAAGGTCATTGGGTATTAAACCTCCAAGTCAAGGTAATGACATCAAATTAACTATTGATATGAAATTACAATTGGTTGCGGAAAAAGTACTTAAAGATAAAAATGCAGGAGCGATAATTGTGATGGATCCAAGAGATGGTGCAATAAGGGCAATGGCAAGTAAACCTACATTTGATTTGAATTTTTTCTCAAAGGATTTTAAACCTGAAAGAGAATATAATGCTTTGTTTAATTCCGATAAAAAACCACTTTTTAATAGAGCATTAAATCCCTATGATCCAGGCAGTGTTTGGAAAATAGTAACGGCTTTAGCTGGCTTAGAAAGTGGTAAATTTCCTGTTGATACTCGTTTAGAAACAAAACCTTGTATTACTTATGGAGGTCAATGTTTTAGAGAGCATAACGATTTAGGCTTTGGAGTAATAGGTTATGAAGATGCTTTAAGAGTTTCAAGTAATACTTTCTTTTATCAGATTGGAGATGGTGTAGGCGTTGATGAAATTTATAAGATTTCAGAAAAGCTTGGTTTTAACTCTTTATCTGGTATTGAAATTGCAGAACAAGAAAGTGGAGGATTAGTCGCTAGTAGTCAATGGGCTAAGGATGGAAGAGGATGGGGGAAGCCCGGTACAACACCTTGGCTTCCAGAAGATATTGCGAGCATGTCGATTGGTCAATTTGTCGTTCAAGTTACACCTATTCAATTAGCTAGAGCATATGCCGCAATTGCAAATGGTGGTTATTTAGTCACTCCTCATTTGGTAAAAAAAGATGGTGACTATCTTTCAGATAAAAGAAGAATAAAAATTGACATTGATCCAAAAAATATTCAGTTGATTAGAAGTGGTCTCGCGAAAGTTGTTGAATCTGGCACGGGCGTATCAATCAATTATGGAGTTTCAAATTTACCTCCCGTTGCAGGTAAAACTGGAACTGCTGAAGACGGTGAAGGTGGTTCAGATCATGCTTGGTTTGTTTGCTTTACACCTACTGAAAAGAGTGAGTTGTTGGTAGTTGCTTTTGCACAAAACACTCCCGGAGGGGGCTCAGTACATGCACTTCCTATGGCTAGAGAGATTTTGAAAGTTTGGATTAAAAAATGA
- a CDS encoding diflavin flavoprotein, producing the protein MLASAQTSDSKLAQINNKLTVQSQNFTDDSCAIRSLDWDRSRFDIEFGLRNGTTYNSFIIKGEKIAIIDTSHAKFEKLWFEELLKKVNPQEVDYLITSHTEPDHSGLIGNLLELNQNITVVGSKLALKFIEDQIHIPFKRLEVKSGEFLNLGTNPNSGLEHNIEFISAPNLHWPDTIFSYDHSTHVLYTCDAFGLHYCSDEFYDTDQKEIYDDFRFYYDCLMGPNARSVLQAIKRIDKLPELKTIAVGHGPLLHNQVNFWKGKYLEWSSNKSKGNDFVSVCYISDYGYCDRLSQAISHGISKADAQVQLIDLRSSDPQELTSLISESKAVVIPTWPVDSDNELKESLGTLFAALKSKQFTAVYDAFGGNDEPIDSLANKLRELGQKEAFSPLRVKKIPDPIVYQQFEEAGTDLGQLINKKKNIASMKSLDSNLDKALGRLSGGLYVVTASQGEGSTFRQSAMVASWVSQASFSPPGITVAVAKDRAIESYMQVGKGFVVNILREDNYQKMFRHFLKRFAPGADRFADVDVISNIAEGGPVLSDSLAFLDCKVSSRLETPDHWIIYGIVENGNVSDLSCKTAVHHRKVANHY; encoded by the coding sequence ATGCTAGCCTCTGCCCAGACAAGTGATTCTAAATTGGCACAAATAAATAACAAGTTGACAGTTCAATCTCAAAACTTCACTGATGATTCATGTGCAATAAGGTCTTTGGATTGGGATCGCAGTAGATTTGATATTGAATTTGGATTAAGAAATGGAACTACTTACAATAGTTTTATTATTAAAGGGGAAAAAATAGCAATTATTGATACAAGTCATGCAAAGTTCGAAAAATTATGGTTTGAAGAATTACTGAAAAAGGTCAATCCACAAGAAGTAGATTATCTAATTACAAGCCATACAGAACCTGATCATTCTGGTTTAATAGGAAATCTCCTTGAATTAAATCAAAATATCACAGTAGTAGGATCAAAATTAGCCCTTAAATTTATTGAAGACCAAATACATATCCCCTTTAAACGCCTAGAGGTTAAGAGTGGAGAATTTTTAAATCTCGGAACTAATCCTAATAGCGGTTTAGAACATAATATTGAATTTATAAGTGCACCAAATTTACATTGGCCAGATACAATTTTTTCATATGACCACAGCACTCATGTTCTCTACACATGCGATGCATTTGGACTCCATTATTGTTCTGATGAATTTTATGACACAGATCAAAAAGAAATATATGATGATTTTCGTTTTTATTACGATTGCCTAATGGGACCAAACGCAAGAAGCGTTCTTCAGGCAATTAAAAGAATAGATAAGCTACCTGAATTAAAGACAATAGCGGTAGGTCACGGGCCTTTGCTTCATAATCAAGTCAATTTTTGGAAAGGAAAATATCTAGAATGGAGTAGCAATAAAAGCAAAGGTAATGATTTTGTGTCAGTCTGCTATATAAGCGACTATGGATATTGTGATCGACTTAGTCAAGCGATATCTCATGGAATAAGTAAAGCAGATGCACAGGTTCAATTAATTGATTTAAGATCTTCTGACCCCCAAGAATTAACAAGTTTAATTTCGGAATCAAAAGCAGTGGTCATACCAACATGGCCAGTAGATTCAGATAATGAATTAAAAGAATCTCTTGGTACTTTATTTGCAGCACTAAAATCAAAACAATTTACAGCTGTCTATGATGCATTTGGTGGAAATGATGAACCGATAGATTCTTTAGCAAATAAGTTAAGAGAGCTTGGTCAAAAAGAAGCTTTCTCTCCTTTAAGAGTTAAAAAGATTCCAGATCCCATCGTTTATCAACAATTCGAAGAAGCTGGAACGGATTTGGGTCAATTGATAAATAAAAAGAAAAATATTGCTTCTATGAAGAGCCTTGACTCAAATTTAGATAAAGCTTTAGGTAGGTTAAGTGGAGGATTATATGTAGTAACAGCGAGCCAAGGAGAGGGTTCGACATTTAGACAAAGTGCAATGGTAGCAAGTTGGGTTAGTCAAGCAAGTTTTTCTCCACCAGGTATTACAGTTGCAGTAGCAAAAGATAGAGCTATTGAATCATATATGCAAGTTGGTAAAGGTTTTGTTGTGAATATCTTGAGAGAAGATAACTATCAAAAAATGTTCAGACATTTTTTAAAAAGATTTGCTCCTGGCGCTGATAGATTTGCAGATGTAGATGTAATTAGCAACATCGCAGAAGGAGGACCAGTTCTCTCGGATTCACTCGCCTTTTTAGATTGTAAAGTTAGTTCTAGATTGGAGACTCCAGACCATTGGATAATTTACGGAATTGTTGAGAATGGTAATGTGTCTGACTTATCATGCAAGACAGCAGTTCATCACAGAAAAGTTGCTAATCACTATTAA
- a CDS encoding diflavin flavoprotein has product MSEININLLSENQNFSKFEIGENFTCIRFIDHNKERFELEFNLEKGTSFNTFLIRNNEELFIIHPPEKQYLSSFNEILSNFFNQYKLKKINVISGHINPQIIDTIKNVSKKFQNLTITCSNPGFKLISELWNQRNPNLKEFVEIQLPKINIVKKELNLELGNISLELIPIPTARWPGGLIIYERNQEILLSEKIFSAHIASEYWSETNRVSTDIDRKHFYDCLMAPMSNQVVSITEKIADYEIRTIAPLHGPAIEYSLKSFLNDYIRWGDNLSINNPKIALIYASAYGNTASIGDALAKGINRTSVEVESINCEFTSNDVLIKSIQNADGYLIGSPTLGGHAPTPIVSALGTLLAEGNRDKPVGIFGSFGWSGEAIDLLESKLKDGGFQFSFNPIRIKFSPNKPKIKELEEIGTHFGRKIIKKANKKPRKSDTGMITSKTDPKLQALGRVIGSLCILTASKGKDENNIRGAMLASWVSQASFSPPGLSIAVAKDRSVESLLQIGDMFALNILSEKDFKEPLKRFTKPFSPGEDRFEGLNIELTPNEQIIIPNSLAWLDASVKERMECGDHWVIYAEVQHGNILKSDCLTAVHHRKTGANY; this is encoded by the coding sequence ATGTCAGAAATTAATATAAACTTACTTTCAGAAAATCAAAACTTTTCAAAATTCGAAATTGGTGAAAATTTTACTTGTATTAGATTTATTGATCATAATAAAGAAAGATTTGAACTTGAGTTTAATCTCGAAAAAGGAACTTCTTTCAACACTTTTTTAATAAGAAATAATGAAGAACTTTTTATTATTCATCCACCTGAAAAGCAATATTTAAGCTCATTTAATGAGATACTATCTAACTTTTTTAATCAATATAAATTAAAAAAGATTAACGTTATATCTGGACATATCAATCCCCAAATCATAGACACCATAAAAAACGTTAGTAAGAAATTTCAAAACTTAACTATAACTTGCTCAAATCCTGGCTTTAAACTTATTAGTGAACTTTGGAATCAAAGAAATCCTAACTTAAAAGAATTCGTTGAAATTCAATTACCCAAAATAAACATAGTCAAAAAGGAACTGAATTTAGAATTAGGCAATATTTCACTTGAGTTAATCCCTATTCCAACTGCACGTTGGCCTGGAGGCCTAATAATTTATGAACGTAATCAAGAAATACTTCTAAGTGAAAAAATTTTCTCTGCACACATTGCATCTGAATATTGGTCTGAGACAAATCGGGTAAGTACAGATATTGATAGAAAACATTTTTATGATTGTTTGATGGCACCAATGTCTAATCAAGTAGTATCGATAACTGAAAAAATTGCTGATTATGAGATTAGAACTATTGCACCATTGCATGGACCAGCTATCGAATATAGCTTAAAAAGCTTTTTAAATGATTACATTCGATGGGGTGACAATCTCTCAATAAATAATCCTAAAATCGCTCTTATTTATGCAAGTGCTTATGGAAATACAGCATCCATAGGTGATGCTTTGGCCAAAGGGATCAATAGAACTTCTGTTGAAGTGGAAAGTATTAATTGTGAATTTACATCAAATGATGTACTTATAAAATCCATCCAAAATGCAGATGGATATTTAATAGGATCTCCCACACTTGGGGGACATGCCCCAACACCTATAGTAAGCGCACTAGGGACATTACTAGCGGAAGGCAATAGAGACAAACCAGTTGGAATTTTTGGTAGTTTTGGCTGGAGCGGCGAGGCGATAGATTTACTTGAATCAAAATTAAAAGACGGTGGTTTTCAGTTTAGTTTTAATCCCATAAGGATTAAATTCAGTCCAAATAAACCAAAAATCAAAGAGCTAGAAGAAATAGGAACTCATTTTGGAAGAAAAATTATAAAAAAAGCTAATAAAAAACCTAGAAAATCAGATACTGGAATGATTACGAGCAAAACGGATCCAAAGTTACAAGCTCTTGGAAGAGTAATTGGCTCACTTTGTATTCTAACTGCCTCTAAAGGAAAAGATGAGAATAATATCAGAGGAGCTATGCTTGCATCTTGGGTTAGTCAAGCAAGTTTTTCTCCTCCGGGATTAAGTATTGCAGTAGCAAAAGATAGATCAGTGGAGTCTCTACTTCAGATTGGAGATATGTTTGCTTTAAATATTTTAAGTGAAAAAGATTTTAAAGAACCTTTGAAAAGATTCACAAAACCTTTTTCACCAGGTGAAGATAGATTCGAAGGTTTAAATATTGAATTAACACCTAATGAACAGATAATAATTCCTAACTCTTTAGCATGGTTGGATGCTTCTGTAAAAGAAAGAATGGAATGTGGGGATCATTGGGTAATATACGCTGAAGTACAACACGGTAATATACTAAAGTCCGATTGTCTAACAGCCGTTCATCACCGTAAAACTGGTGCTAACTATTAA